A region from the Musa acuminata AAA Group cultivar baxijiao chromosome BXJ1-10, Cavendish_Baxijiao_AAA, whole genome shotgun sequence genome encodes:
- the LOC103968961 gene encoding protein ENHANCED PSEUDOMONAS SUSCEPTIBILITY 1-like, which produces MSSITPNSSAFAAAAAAAAAVTIVSKCTVCPDSDSSLGDLPLSVSDLPMLSCHYIQKGLFFPSPQMPIASLVSLLASSLSGALSLFPPLAGRLSTLPDGRILVSCNDAGVEFAYATAYSLTLPDLLPPSSDVPAAVKSLFPLDGAISFHGHFRPLASFQLTELADGAVFLGAAVNHAVVDGTSFWNFFNAWAELCRRGSPSPPDFRRNYFGDSKAVLRFPGGRGPEVTFPVDAPLRERIFRLSREAIFELKSRANDGFANVAAVGDPNAEIYGKQVHDPKAVMAYKEEQISSFQSLCAHVWRSVTRARKQLPPEAMTTFRMAVNCRHRVEPQVAPDYFGNAIQSIPTTAAVREVVGRDLRWAAGLLHRNVASHGNETIRRGVAVWEAAPRCFPLGNPDGAGLTMGSSHRFPMYEGNDFGWGLPAAVRSGRANKFDGKMSAFPGREGGGSVELEVCLAPETMEALLRDEEFMSYVTE; this is translated from the coding sequence ATGTCTTCGATCACTCCCAATTCTTCTGCCttcgcagctgctgctgctgctgctgctgctgtgaccATTGTATCCAAGTGCACGGTGTGCCCCGACAGCGACTCCTCCCTCGGCGATCTCCCGCTCTCCGTCTCCGACCTCCCCATGCTGTCTTGCCACTACATCCAGAAGGGACTCTTCTTCCCCTCTCCCCAGATGCCCATTGCCTCGCTGGTCTCCCTCCTCGCCTCCTCCCTCTCCGGCGCGCTGTCCCTCTTCCCCCCCCTGGCCGGCCGCCTCTCCACCCTACCCGACGGTCGCATCCTCGTCTCCTGCAATGACGCTGGCGTCGAATTTGCCTACGCCACCGCCTACTCGCTCACCCTCCCCGACCTCCTCCCCCCCTCCTCCGATGTGCCGGCGGCGGTCAAGTCGCTCTTCCCCCTCGACGGCGCCATCAGCTTCCACGGCCATTTCCGCCCGCTCGCCTCTTTCCAGCTCACCGAGCTCGCGGACGGCGCCGTGTTCCTCGGCGCGGCCGTCAACCACGCCGTCGTCGATGGGACCTCGTTCTGGAACTTCTTCAACGCGTGGGCGGAGCTCTGCCGCCGCGGCTCCCCCTCGCCGCCGGACTTTCGCCGAAACTACTTCGGCGACTCTAAGGCGGTGCTTCGGTTCCCCGGCGGACGCGGCCCCGAGGTGACGTTTCCGGTGGACGCGCCGCTTCGAGAGCGGATCTTCCGCTTAAGCCGGGAGGCCATTTTCGAGCTCAAATCGAGGGCCAACGACGGCTTCGCAAACGTCGCGGCCGTCGGTGATCCCAACGCCGAGATATATGGCAagcaagtccacgacccgaaggcgGTGATGGCGTACAAAGAGGAGCAGATCTCTTCCTTCCAGTCACTGTGCGCCCACGTGTGGCGGTCCGTGACGCGGGCTCGGAAGCAGCTGCCGCCGGAGGCGATGACGACGTTCCGGATGGCGGTGAACTGCCGGCACCGGGTGGAGCCCCAGGTGGCGCCCGACTACTTCGGGAACGCGATCCAGAGCATCCCGACAACGGCGGCGGTGAGGGAGGTGGTGGGGCGGGACCTCCGCTGGGCGGCGGGGCTGCTGCACCGCAACGTGGCGTCGCATGGAAACGAGACGATCCGACGTGGCGTGGCGGTGTGGGAGGCGGCGCCGCGGTGCTTCCCACTGGGGAACCCGGACGGGGCGGGATTGACGATGGGCAGCTCCCACCGGTTCCCCATGTACGAGGGAAACGACTTCGGGTGGGGCCTCCCGGCGGCGGTTCGGAGCGGCAGGGCGAACAAGTTCGACGGGAAGATGTCGGCGTTCCCTGGGAGGGAGGGCGGGGGTAGCGTGGAGTTGGAGGTGTGCCTGGCGCCGGAGACCATGGAAGCGCTCCTCCGCGACGAGGAGTTCATGAGCTACGTCACGGAGTAG